The Glycine soja cultivar W05 chromosome 3, ASM419377v2, whole genome shotgun sequence genome window below encodes:
- the LOC114406562 gene encoding uncharacterized protein LOC114406562: MASFSHCTRRFISLSSMKSAVRTISHSPLLNATVPHRPFSPLIRTCVYRLGSVQSLLPLHSTVATARMVSSLSIDSRNCEALSHATLCCNHPGP, translated from the exons ATGGCGTCGTTTTCCCATTGCACTCGTCGTTTCATCTCACTCTCTTCGATGAAATCAGCTGTTAGAACAATCAGTCATTCTCCTCTTCTCAACGCTACTGTGCCCCACCGTCCATTCTCACCGCTTATCAG AACTTGTGTGTACCGACTAGGAAGTGTGCAGTCACTTTTGCCTCTACATAGTACAGTGGCTACTGCAAGAATGGTGTCTAGTCTTAGCATTGATTCAAGGAATTGTGAAGCTCTTTCACATGCTACTCTCTGCTGCAACCACCCTGGACCCTAA